A window of Rubricoccus marinus contains these coding sequences:
- a CDS encoding universal stress protein, translated as MRRLLVPTDFSDFAQEALRMALTLRRKTGAEVYLLHVASPTPLAPGDLGGVTGPFGGGTHASGPHEDGLRAALRQQVEIAGEAASGVSRAIRYSYAVAPAVLTYAEEIDANVIVTGTHGRRGLRRFMLGSVAEELAQTAPCDVLVAPTRTIPFSAHPARRILVPVDLQEGTASLLAFARHLAREVGAKQVDLLHVLEPLPYPIGWLDDAVLDIVPTVRERATEALRAAAESAGFQDPGVYVERGSPASVIGRVADVLDSELILVAPRQQGRVAKALLGSVAGGVVRAAARPVLVARSLLAPEASGDPSEYTSATA; from the coding sequence ATGCGCCGTCTCCTCGTCCCGACCGACTTTTCCGACTTCGCGCAAGAGGCCCTCCGCATGGCTCTCACCCTGAGGCGGAAGACGGGCGCCGAGGTGTACCTGCTGCACGTGGCCAGCCCGACGCCTCTGGCGCCAGGGGACCTGGGAGGCGTCACAGGGCCATTCGGCGGGGGCACGCACGCCAGCGGCCCTCACGAGGACGGCCTCCGCGCCGCACTGCGCCAGCAGGTGGAGATCGCAGGCGAGGCGGCCTCTGGCGTGTCGCGCGCGATCCGGTACTCGTACGCCGTCGCGCCAGCGGTGCTGACGTACGCCGAGGAGATCGACGCCAATGTGATTGTGACGGGCACGCATGGTCGGCGCGGCCTCCGGCGCTTCATGCTGGGCAGCGTGGCGGAAGAGCTGGCGCAGACGGCCCCGTGCGACGTGCTCGTGGCGCCGACGCGGACGATCCCCTTCTCGGCGCACCCCGCGCGGCGCATCCTCGTGCCGGTGGACCTGCAGGAGGGCACGGCGTCGCTTCTGGCGTTCGCGCGGCACCTCGCGCGTGAGGTGGGGGCCAAGCAGGTGGACCTACTTCACGTGCTGGAGCCCCTCCCCTATCCCATCGGCTGGCTGGACGATGCCGTCCTGGACATCGTCCCGACCGTCCGCGAGCGCGCCACAGAGGCTCTCCGCGCGGCGGCCGAGAGCGCCGGATTCCAAGATCCCGGGGTGTACGTGGAGCGCGGCTCCCCGGCATCCGTCATCGGCCGCGTGGCCGACGTGCTGGACTCCGAGCTGATCCTCGTCGCGCCGCGTCAGCAAGGGCGCGTGGCGAAAGCCCTCCTGGGCTCGGTCGCCGGCGGCGTGGTGCGCGCGGCCGCACGGCCCGTGCTCGTCGCGCGAAGCCTGCTGGCGCCAGAGGCCTCTGGCGACCCCTCGGAATACACGTCCGCTACCGCCTAG
- a CDS encoding universal stress protein, translating to MRDLQTLVVATDLSPASAPALRLAADLARRTGADLHILYAQIVFRMDLGLKDGPHTLQRVRVETFVAQSLGLSRDALDAMGPTVAVASGTSAQSVILDYAEASGADLLVVGTHGRTGVGRLLLGSVAEACVVRAPCAVLTVPSGAMGVAPGPEAPIIVPIEFSSTSERPLAVARALSAETGAPIELVHVVRTAGPYPDLVPDYFSVVDYDPEEDARVRQRLEQFGGEAHPRAVHALMGDPSRVIPHFADSIGAGMVVMGTHGRRGLGRAVLGSVAQATLRRATCPVLTIKAADLAPTTICPVGTLPSLLS from the coding sequence ATGCGTGACCTCCAAACCCTCGTCGTTGCGACCGACCTCTCGCCGGCCTCCGCCCCCGCGCTCAGGCTCGCCGCAGACCTCGCCCGGCGCACCGGCGCCGACCTCCACATTCTGTACGCCCAGATCGTGTTCCGGATGGATCTGGGGCTGAAAGACGGCCCGCACACCCTGCAACGCGTCCGCGTGGAGACGTTCGTGGCGCAGTCGCTCGGCCTCTCGCGCGACGCGCTGGACGCGATGGGCCCGACCGTTGCCGTCGCCAGCGGCACGTCGGCGCAGAGCGTGATCCTGGACTACGCCGAGGCCTCTGGCGCCGACCTGCTGGTGGTGGGCACGCACGGGCGGACGGGCGTCGGGCGGCTGCTGCTCGGGAGCGTGGCCGAGGCGTGCGTGGTGCGCGCGCCGTGCGCCGTCCTCACCGTCCCCTCTGGCGCGATGGGCGTGGCGCCGGGCCCCGAGGCGCCGATCATCGTGCCCATCGAGTTCTCCTCGACGAGCGAGCGGCCTCTGGCGGTCGCCCGCGCGCTGAGCGCGGAGACGGGCGCGCCGATTGAGCTCGTCCACGTCGTGCGGACCGCCGGCCCTTACCCCGACCTCGTGCCCGACTACTTCTCGGTCGTCGACTACGACCCCGAGGAGGACGCCCGCGTGCGCCAGAGGCTGGAGCAGTTCGGCGGCGAGGCGCACCCGCGTGCCGTTCACGCGCTCATGGGCGACCCCTCACGCGTGATCCCCCACTTCGCCGACTCCATCGGCGCGGGCATGGTGGTCATGGGCACGCACGGGCGGCGAGGGCTGGGCCGGGCCGTGCTCGGCAGCGTCGCTCAGGCCACGCTGCGGCGCGCCACCTGCCCCGTGCTCACCATCAAGGCCGCAGATCTCGCACCCACCACGATCTGCCCCGTAGGCACCCTCCCTTCCCTCCTGTCATGA
- a CDS encoding universal stress protein, producing the protein MIEIQTLLVATDRSDIATKALTLGENLASRHGGTLHEFHVELVPPAGRFQRSPDVVREMTDENRIAITRQAVSAGEAIVAYAAEISADLIVMGTHGRGGWDRMVLGSTAEYVLRRAPCPVLTVGPQADSFARGPVIAAVAFGDDEANVIETAAGFAHALGTRLVAFHAVEPVILPAPYAMEIGDLGLDRLVGDAREAMAERMRERVTLPIASEALVRAGSPEHDVLVLADEIGASLIVQGTHGRSGLGRTFFGSVAEAIVRRSPVSVLTLPLGARPLAITDRDALTRSAPLARESWGTTLESLSERAEAAPWAVTVGVVGQDARGTLLNGVRLHGLAYDPNDDAIDVLADGMDHRIVRPLAVRLSGGGGEEPFTLEVIRRDGARERIEAEPLAIPA; encoded by the coding sequence ATGATCGAGATCCAGACCCTCCTCGTCGCCACGGACCGTTCCGACATCGCCACCAAAGCGCTCACGCTGGGCGAAAACCTAGCCTCGCGCCACGGCGGCACCCTCCACGAGTTCCACGTCGAGCTCGTCCCCCCGGCGGGACGGTTCCAGCGCTCTCCCGATGTGGTCCGCGAGATGACGGACGAAAACCGGATCGCGATCACGCGGCAGGCCGTCTCGGCCGGCGAAGCCATCGTGGCGTATGCCGCCGAAATATCGGCCGACCTCATCGTGATGGGCACGCACGGCCGGGGCGGCTGGGACCGGATGGTCCTGGGCAGCACCGCTGAATACGTGCTCCGGCGGGCGCCCTGTCCCGTCCTGACCGTCGGGCCACAGGCCGATTCCTTCGCGCGCGGCCCGGTGATCGCAGCGGTCGCCTTCGGCGATGACGAGGCGAACGTGATCGAGACGGCCGCCGGGTTCGCACACGCGCTGGGCACGCGGCTGGTCGCATTCCATGCCGTCGAGCCTGTGATCCTGCCCGCGCCCTACGCGATGGAGATCGGCGACCTGGGGCTGGACCGCCTGGTGGGCGACGCCCGCGAGGCGATGGCGGAGCGGATGCGCGAGCGCGTGACGCTCCCCATCGCGAGCGAGGCGCTCGTGCGCGCGGGCTCGCCCGAGCACGACGTGCTGGTGCTCGCGGACGAGATCGGCGCGAGCCTCATCGTGCAGGGGACGCACGGCCGCAGCGGACTGGGCCGGACCTTCTTCGGCAGCGTCGCCGAAGCCATCGTGCGGCGCTCACCCGTCTCCGTGCTCACGCTCCCGCTCGGCGCGCGGCCTCTGGCGATCACCGACCGCGACGCGCTCACCCGCTCGGCGCCTCTGGCGCGCGAGAGCTGGGGCACGACGCTCGAAAGCCTCTCGGAGCGCGCCGAAGCGGCGCCCTGGGCCGTCACCGTCGGCGTGGTGGGCCAGGACGCCAGAGGCACGCTGCTGAACGGCGTGCGCCTGCATGGGCTGGCCTACGACCCCAACGACGACGCCATCGACGTGCTGGCGGACGGGATGGACCACCGCATCGTGCGGCCTCTGGCGGTGCGCCTCTCGGGCGG